In Bos mutus isolate GX-2022 chromosome 10, NWIPB_WYAK_1.1, whole genome shotgun sequence, a single window of DNA contains:
- the RNASE2 gene encoding non-secretory ribonuclease has protein sequence MVPIQQDSRLRLILLLGLLGMVISLHAPPGTLTRAQWFEIQHINMAHHQCNAAMRVVNRYRMVCKGRNTFLHRTFAYVARICNTPNVTCSTSGRMNCHNSSVQVPITYCNLTRNARNYTNCRYRRTRARRIFIVACDNRSPRDSPRYPVVPVHLDNII, from the coding sequence ATGGTTCCAATACAGCAGGATTCTCGGCTTCGTCTCATTTTGCTGCTGGGGCTCTTGGGAATGGTGATCTCACTCCATGCCCCACCTGGTACTTTAACCCGGGCTCAGTGGTTTGAGATTCAGCACATAAATATGGCCCACCATCAATGTAATGCCGCAATGAGAGTGGTTAACCGTTACAGAATGGTATGTAAAGGTAGAAATACTTTTCTCCACAGAACATTTGCTTATGTAGCTCGTATTTGTAACACCCCAAATGTAACCTGCTCTACATCAGGCAGGATGAACTGTCATAATAGCTCAGTCCAAGTGCCTATAACCTACTGCAACCTCACAAGAAATGCAAGGAACTACACAAACTGCCGTTACCGACGGACAAGGGCACGGAGGATCTTCATCGTTGCCTGTGACAACAGATCACCTCGGGACAGTCCCAGGTACCCTGTGGTTCCAGTTCACTTGGATAACATCATCTAA
- the LOC102286022 gene encoding LOW QUALITY PROTEIN: seminal ribonuclease (The sequence of the model RefSeq protein was modified relative to this genomic sequence to represent the inferred CDS: deleted 1 base in 1 codon; substituted 1 base at 1 genomic stop codon) translates to MFVGRVYVVSPYLEKLLGGQTSFWLTVSQGGYRWELGFSFXGDAFPPLPLFSFRFLQWSEVIMALKSLVLLPLLVLVLLLVRVQPSLGKESAAAKFERQHMDSGNSPSSSSNYCNLMMCCRKMTQGKCKPVNTFVHESLADVKAVCSQKKVTCKNGQTNCYQSKSTMRITDCRETGSSKYPNCAYKTTQVEKHIIVACGGKPSVPVHFDASE, encoded by the exons ATGTTTGTGGGAAGAGTATATGTG GTATCTCCTTACTTAGAAAAACTCTTAGGAGGACAGACATCTTTCTGGTTGACTGTAAGCCAGGGAGGCTACAGGTGGGAGCTGGGGTTCTCTTTCTAAGGTGATgcttttcctcctctccccctttTCTCATTCAGATTCCTCCAGTGGAGTGAGGTCATCATGGCTCTGAAGTCTCTAGTCTTGTTGCCACTGCTggtcctggtgctgctgctggtgcGGGTCCAGCCTTCCCTGGGCAAGGAATCTGCAGCTGCCAAGTTTGAGCGGCAGCACATGGACTCTGGCAACTCCCCCAGCAGCAGCTCCAACTACTGCAACCTGATGATGTGCTGCCGGAAGATGACCCAGGGGAAATGCAAGCCAGTGAACACCTTTGTGCATGAGTCCCTGGCCGATGTTAAGGCCGTGTGCTCCCAGAAGAAAGTCACTTGCAAGAATGGGCAGACCAACTGCTACCAGAGCAAATCCACTATGCGCATCACAGACTGCCGCGAGACTGGCAGCTCCAAGTACCCCAACTGTGCCTACAAGACCACCCAGGTGGAGAAACACATCATAGTGGCTTGTGGTGGTAAACCGTCTGTGCCAGTCCACTTCGATGCTTCAGAGTAG